The Atribacterota bacterium genome contains the following window.
TTTACCCTTTTTAGGTTATTTCGCTTTTTATATATACTTATATTAACCATAAAGCCTTGCCTAATTCAAAATTAGTTATAATCTTCAATAATCTTCTTAAATTATTACTAATTAGTATTATATTATTTTTTTCTCTAACATTTCTTCATTCTATAAGTAAATTAATAGCTACTAAAAATTAATTAATAAAAAACCCCTGAGTTATGTTAAAACTCAGGGGTTTTTATAATGTGCTATGCTTCTGTGGCATAGGTCACAATAGTCACTTGTTTTCTCTTTTTTCCCGTAGTTCTGAAGGTAACATAACCATCAATAAGAGCAAATAATGTATCATCCTTTCCACGTCCGACATTCTTACCAGGGAGTATCCTGGTTCCTCTTTGTCTAACAATTATATTACCACTACGAACAAACTGTCCGTCATATCTTTTAACACCAAGTCGTTTGGAAATACTATCACGACCATTTTTTGCTGATCCCTGTCCTTTTTTATGAGCCATATTACCTCACCTCATTTGCTCACTTTAATGAAACACTTATTTCTCATTTTATCCCTTAACCATTTATTTTTTCAATTTTTATTTCTGTAAATATTTGTCTATGGCCAATTTTTCTTTGATATTTTTTCTTTGGTTTATATTTTAATATTATTATCTTTTTTGCTTTTCCATGTCTCAATACTTTTCCTTCAACAAAACCTTTCTCAATTAAGGGTACACCAAAATTATATTTACCATCTTTTTCCAGCATTAATATCTGTTCAAATTTTATATTTTCTCCTACTTCAGACTCCAATTTCTCAACTTTTATTATATCTCCCTCTTTAATTAGATATTGTTTCCCTCCCGTTGCAATTATGGCATGCATCTTTGTTAACTCCTCCTGCATAAATAAATCGCCTGAAAAGGTAGCTTCTGCTTTTTAACCTATCCAGTGCGTATGTAGCTTATAAAATTTATCATATATGTCTTAACCTGTCAACAGATTTTAAGATTTAATTCAAATAACTTTGTATATCCACATATATGATGTTAAATAAATATCCAATCTTATAATACTTTTAAAATCTTTTTTATGTCTTTTGTTTTTCCAACAGCAATAACTTTAATTTTTTCAATATGAAGATCTGTTAGCGCTTTAATATAGATATTTTTTCTAAAATCTCGTTCTAACTGTTTTATTAATAACATCTTACCTGCAGAGAGTGCTTCTTCTACTTCAGGATTTACACCTAACAAAATTGCCTCTGCTTTAGAATTCTTACCTAAATCTTCCAGTTTATGTATTACTTGATTGCTCACTGTTTCAGGGGATAGAATACGTCCGCTTCCTGTACAATATGGGCAGGCTGTTCTTAGTAATGAATCCAGATCTCTTTTGGAACGCTTTCTGGTCATTTCAACTAATCCTAATTCAGTGGTTTGTACAATATTTGATTTTGTTCTATCTTTTTTTAATTCATTTTCTAACTTATTTATAACTTTTTCCTTGTCTTCCTTGTTATCCATATCAATAAAATCAATTACAATAATTCCACCGATATCTCTTAGCCTTAATTGTCTGGCAATTTCCTCAGCTGCCTGCAAATTTGTTTTTAAAATAGTATTACGCATTTTTTTGCCGCCTACATATTTCCCGGTATTTACATCAATTACAGTCAAGGCTTCAACTTCATCAAAAACAAGATAACCACCGCATTTTAACCATATTTTTTTCTCTAATGCCTTATTGATTTCCTTTTCTATGTTATACACCTCAAATATTGGTTTATCTCCATCATAATAAGAAACTCTTGGTTTTAACTCTAATAAAAAGAGTGTATCAAGATAATTAATTATTTTTTCATATTCTTGTTCAGAATTTACTACAAATTCATCAATCTCTTCTGTAAATAAATCTCTAATTACTCTATAAGTTAGGCTTAAGTCTTCATGAAGTAATAAAGGTGCTTTAACTCTTCTACTTCTCTTTTGAATTTTATTCCATAAACGGACAAGAAAATCCATATCTGGTAACAGATCTTCTTCGCTTTTCCCAGCAGCAGCAGTTCTAACAATAAAACCGTATTCATTTTTCTTGATTCGCTGAACAATTTTTTTCAGTCTTTCCCTTTCTTCCTCCTGTTCAATTCTTCTAGAAGCAGCTATGGAATTGTTATTCGGCATCAAAACAAGATAACGCCCTGGCAAGCTGATATTTGTAGTAACCTTTGCTCCTTTCGGTATAATCGCTTCTTTTACAACCTGAACATCAATTTCCTGTCCCATTTTAATTAATTTGTTTATATCATTATCTTTGTCATTTTTACGACCAAATGATTGTATAACATCATTCAAATGCAAAAAAGCATTTCTATCTATTCCTATATCAATAAAAGCGGCTTCTATACCTGGTAAAACATTCATCACCTTTCCTTTATATATATTTCCAATAATCTTTTTATCTTCCAATCTTTCAATGTATATTTCCACTAACTTATTATTTTCTAATATAGCAATCCGCTCCTCACCTAAACTGCTATCAATGATTACTTGCTTAGCTCTATACTCCATAATTCAGGAGTCACCTTCCTCTTTAAAACTTTTTAAAATATAAAATTAATTAATAAATATTAATTAACCTTTATTCTCAACACTTAAAGTCCATTATAAATAAATTTTCTTTTAATTATGAATATAAATATTCATAATTGTACAATTAATTAATAATAATTTTCTCACGAATAATTTTTTTAATCAAAAAATATTCCTTAACATCATCAATTAAACTGTTAATTATTAAATTGGGATTAATACATTCTCCTGATTTAATATTTTCTATTAAATTAATAATTATCCCATCATAACTGTTCGGTAGGATAGTCATTTTGTGGATATAAGGTCGTAAATCTATTTCTTTTAATCCTTTTTTTGTTTCTTTTATAGTTTTAATCTCACCTTTATTTAATATATATTTAACATTATAATCAATCTTATTCCGATAATATATTTTTCTATTTTCTTCCATATTATTAATTAATATTAAATAAATTAAATATGAGGCATACTTTAGTAACTTACTTAATGGGATCCCCTTATTTAAAACCTGCTCAATTTCCAGTACTTGAAATCCAGATGGAGCAACTTTGTTAATTACATCTTTTAATTTTTCTTTCGTTAATAGTTTTGTTAATGTAATTTCCATAATTTCCTGCCATCCCTCTACACCAAGAGGTAAAGCTGGACCAAAGGAAACTTTAATCCTGGGATTATAGCCTTGTGTCAATTCCACTGGCATTTTTGCTCTCAACAATATCCTTCTCACTAATAAATTTAAATCAAGATGAGAAATAAATTTCAAAGGTCCATTCTTTCTGTATTTTATCCGATACAGGTATGACATAGAATCTCACATTTCTTTACAGCTTAAATTATTAACAGTTTAAAGAATTCTTAAAATTCTTTGTGCCTATTTCCATACATACATTTTCTAATCCACATCTATTACATTGAGATAATCGGCAATCTTTGGTATTAATTTCTCGGACAGCTTTCTCCCACTCACTCCATAAATATTGCTTTTTGACACCGCAATCTATTATATCCCAAGGCAATATTTCTTCTTTCTCCCTCTTGCGATGGGCATAAAAAGAAACATTTAAATCATATTTTTTAAAAGATTCCTGCCAGCCATTAAAATTAAAATGTTCCTGCCAGGAATCAAATTTACATCCTTTTCTATAAGCTTCTTCTAATACATTACC
Protein-coding sequences here:
- the rplU gene encoding 50S ribosomal protein L21, giving the protein MHAIIATGGKQYLIKEGDIIKVEKLESEVGENIKFEQILMLEKDGKYNFGVPLIEKGFVEGKVLRHGKAKKIIILKYKPKKKYQRKIGHRQIFTEIKIEKING
- the rpmA gene encoding 50S ribosomal protein L27, translating into MAHKKGQGSAKNGRDSISKRLGVKRYDGQFVRSGNIIVRQRGTRILPGKNVGRGKDDTLFALIDGYVTFRTTGKKRKQVTIVTYATEA
- a CDS encoding TIGR03936 family radical SAM-associated protein is translated as MSYLYRIKYRKNGPLKFISHLDLNLLVRRILLRAKMPVELTQGYNPRIKVSFGPALPLGVEGWQEIMEITLTKLLTKEKLKDVINKVAPSGFQVLEIEQVLNKGIPLSKLLKYASYLIYLILINNMEENRKIYYRNKIDYNVKYILNKGEIKTIKETKKGLKEIDLRPYIHKMTILPNSYDGIIINLIENIKSGECINPNLIINSLIDDVKEYFLIKKIIREKIIIN
- a CDS encoding Rne/Rng family ribonuclease, with protein sequence MEYRAKQVIIDSSLGEERIAILENNKLVEIYIERLEDKKIIGNIYKGKVMNVLPGIEAAFIDIGIDRNAFLHLNDVIQSFGRKNDKDNDINKLIKMGQEIDVQVVKEAIIPKGAKVTTNISLPGRYLVLMPNNNSIAASRRIEQEEERERLKKIVQRIKKNEYGFIVRTAAAGKSEEDLLPDMDFLVRLWNKIQKRSRRVKAPLLLHEDLSLTYRVIRDLFTEEIDEFVVNSEQEYEKIINYLDTLFLLELKPRVSYYDGDKPIFEVYNIEKEINKALEKKIWLKCGGYLVFDEVEALTVIDVNTGKYVGGKKMRNTILKTNLQAAEEIARQLRLRDIGGIIVIDFIDMDNKEDKEKVINKLENELKKDRTKSNIVQTTELGLVEMTRKRSKRDLDSLLRTACPYCTGSGRILSPETVSNQVIHKLEDLGKNSKAEAILLGVNPEVEEALSAGKMLLIKQLERDFRKNIYIKALTDLHIEKIKVIAVGKTKDIKKILKVL